A region of Clostridium acetobutylicum ATCC 824 DNA encodes the following proteins:
- the lysA gene encoding diaminopimelate decarboxylase gives MKLFGSMHEENNELYIGGISSKELAKKYGTPLYVIDEKLVRQNCKEYYENFKVKEKKNRVAYAGKAFLPIAMCQIIKEEGLSLDVVSGGELYTAYKAGFNMENVLFHGNNKTIDEMEMGVRLNVGRFVADNFYEIEKVNEIAKKMGKVQKVFLRITPGIEAHTHEYIKTGQIDSKFGFTLSNGDALKAVKEVLNFQNVELSGLHCHIGSQIFDIAPYLEETRVMLAFIKEIQKETNYEIKELDLGGGFGIYYTEVDKPRGAEEFCSAILKEAEESSKKLGVKLPKLIIEPGRSIIGNAGSTLYTVGSIKEIQHMRKYVSVDGGMTDNIRPSLYNAEYECEIANKFNASKEKVTISGKCCESGDILINDVNISEVESGDILVVSTTGAYGYSMSNNYNKIPKAAVVLVSDGKERLICKRETYEHMLSNEIMI, from the coding sequence GTGAAACTATTTGGCAGCATGCATGAAGAGAACAACGAATTATATATAGGGGGGATAAGCTCAAAAGAGCTCGCAAAGAAGTATGGAACTCCTCTTTATGTAATAGACGAGAAGCTAGTTAGACAAAATTGTAAAGAATATTATGAGAATTTCAAGGTTAAGGAGAAAAAAAATAGAGTTGCGTATGCGGGAAAGGCATTTTTACCAATTGCAATGTGTCAAATCATAAAAGAAGAAGGGCTTAGCTTAGATGTAGTTTCAGGGGGAGAGCTTTATACTGCTTATAAGGCAGGCTTTAACATGGAAAATGTACTCTTCCATGGAAACAACAAGACCATAGATGAGATGGAAATGGGGGTAAGATTAAATGTTGGAAGGTTTGTAGCGGACAATTTCTATGAGATAGAAAAAGTAAATGAAATAGCTAAAAAGATGGGTAAAGTACAGAAGGTATTTTTAAGAATAACACCAGGAATAGAAGCACACACCCATGAATATATAAAAACTGGACAAATTGATTCAAAGTTTGGTTTCACGCTAAGTAATGGGGATGCCCTTAAAGCTGTAAAAGAAGTTTTGAATTTTCAAAATGTTGAGTTATCTGGGCTGCACTGCCATATAGGATCTCAGATTTTTGATATAGCGCCTTATTTAGAAGAAACAAGAGTTATGCTGGCATTTATAAAGGAAATACAGAAAGAAACAAATTATGAAATAAAGGAGCTTGATTTGGGAGGTGGCTTTGGCATTTACTACACAGAAGTAGATAAGCCGAGAGGTGCTGAGGAATTCTGTAGTGCAATACTAAAAGAAGCAGAGGAAAGCTCAAAAAAACTAGGGGTAAAGTTGCCTAAACTAATAATAGAACCTGGAAGATCAATAATAGGAAATGCTGGATCAACTCTTTATACTGTAGGTTCTATAAAGGAAATACAGCATATGAGAAAATATGTATCTGTGGACGGTGGAATGACTGATAATATAAGACCTTCTCTTTATAATGCTGAATATGAGTGTGAAATTGCAAACAAATTTAATGCTTCTAAGGAAAAGGTAACAATATCAGGTAAGTGCTGTGAGTCAGGAGATATACTAATAAATGATGTAAATATATCAGAAGTAGAAAGCGGAGATATTTTAGTTGTATCTACTACAGGGGCGTATGGATACTCTATGTCTAATAATTATAATAAAATTCCTAAAGCAGCAGTAGTTTTAGTATCGGATGGTAAGGAAAGATTAATATGTAAAAGAGAAACCTACGAGCATATGCTTTCAAATGAAATTATGATTTAA